The Mercenaria mercenaria strain notata chromosome 1, MADL_Memer_1, whole genome shotgun sequence nucleotide sequence AAAGTTTAACGGATATACAGTTTAACCTTTTTATtccctttttttcatttcttttttgcgTACAGGTTGTTAATTTTACTATTGTTGTTCAATTGAAGTGAAATTTTCCTAACATTGAATCAacaattttagatattttcatttaatttctcaGGAATCTACATGACAGTTAATTTTAATTCATAGCCTACAACTGTTGAgggatatagatgaaaaagttcCCCCAGTGTATTATGCTAAATGTACTCACACGTATTAATATATATTATGGGAAAACATATGTTTCAATTTTTCTAGTTTCAATTTTAATTATTGCAAATGTTGACATTTCCCCAACATATATTTTAACAGATATTCCTGAAATAATGAACAAATGAAGGAAAACTATAATGAAACAAAACGGTTAAAGCACGCATATTTCCACCATAGTTCAAGCTGTTACAGAAAATTTTAATTATCGTACAGCATACGGGcctatattatatttataatgaaaTTGAAAGTATCGTGTATATTATGTAATGTATTACAAAGTTTTTTCTGTCTATCAGTCTTAAACATTAAACACACTATAGAGGATATTTAACAAACAATATCTAGGTatgattatataaatacattcttatattttatcaaaactatatTTAATCGTAAACTTACATAACTCAAAATGGTCTTATACTTTGTTTTTAAGTTTACTTTTGTGGAGCCTGTTAGacaattcatattttaaaactgGTATTGTGTCCGAATCTGTGGCTCATTGGTAATTCAAATTACCTCGTATTCCTAACATATTcaatatatcaatttattttcatttattttcgcCCGACTGTGGTGAAGGTTTTAGCTTATTTAAATCACTCTTGGGTTAACTTCGATGAAAAAAAAGCAGTGctggtgccatatgagaaggCTTGGTTGTGACATACTTGAGAAGAGTCCACAGGTTtccttttctttatttcattttcgttTAATAAAAATCTATTTCATTATTGCCTACTCAAAGATAACCTTGAAAAAGCAATGATGAAATTTTCTTCTTCCCGAGCTTGCATCTTTACGCGAAAAACTGCACATTTACAGCATTTATACCAAACAAGAAACAAGAACTCGTAATTAGTATCTTAACTTGAACGTTTTTTTCCCAAATGCAaatcaaatctataagaatatcctttggaagtcAAAAATGCAACTTGTGTTGACTGAGTCCTTTAAatgcaagaaaattaaattttgctaCAACCCTCCCATATTCCAGAACCGTCTAAAGCTGGCATCTGTTTTACAGTTACAATGAATGGACATAATGTCCTAGATAGTCAAGAAATAATAACAATGAATCTCAGTAGAGATGTCCTCTTGGGATGCGCATTTAGTTACactatgtatttgtatttgtcttACATACAAAGGCAGTAGCCACTTAGAGCGTCAAAATCTTGACAGATCTTGACCAGATGGACATAGCGGGAGAAAGCACCCCACGCCTTCCCATCTCAACAAAGaatacagagagagagagagagagagaaatctttTAGCATAGATGCACGCGAAGCCTACtttcctgggtagaaccagtgcTGGCCTCTTAGTATCACAAATATCTTAGTGTCACAAATCTCGTAGAAACAAATGTGTTTTTTCCTTACATGGAATGTCTTATGTATTTCAGAAATGTCGTCTTACAGTTCACAACTTGAGCATCTGATTGATGAACTTGGCGGTTGTGGCCTCTTGCAGAAACTTCTCTGTGCAATTGTTCACATTTCGAGCACCGTAACTGTCTGGAGCATGCTGGCTATGTCATTTATTGGCTACGACTCTGACTTCACCTGTCACACACTCGACGTTAAGTTAACCACGCTGTCTACATTAAACCTGAGTGAGCTTTCTACTTACCGTCTGTGCTCGGTCGGACAGAGTGCGACATGTAGTTCGTACATATTTCTCAATAGCATGGATACAGTCGTATCAGAGGTATATTTAGTGACAAAATTGTGAATTATCAGTTTGCattgtaatttgatttatttttggtttGTAGGGTCGTGGAGTACATTTAACATATCTATATAATTTAAGTTCGCTACAGCAGGTGTTGGTGGAAGCGAGAATGTTGCAGATTGTATTATAACATGAGCAGACTGTCAACCCAAATTATCTGTTGTTTTGTTTGACTGTGTTCTATGTTTCGATAGGATTCTTCTAAAATGCTTCATTATTCCTATGCTCTTTTAAGCATTTAGACACGTCTGCGttgcaacattttacttaaaTACTGAACCTTGGAGAGATATTAGTTTATAGCTTACACAGTTCTTTGTAAGATATTATCTAACTGTTATTAGCAATGtgtttgaaaataatgaatatacTTGTAGTAGATAGTATATAAACAAgcttacatttttgtaaaatttgaacaGGCGTTTTATGCTTTGAAAAAAGGTATGTTGGATTTCAACTAAATTCTAATTTCACAATTGCAAAACTAAGTAGTCATTGTATGAATGAGTCTATATAACATGTGTGATTATACATGGAAAGTATATAATACAAATGTCTTACATAATCTTTTTAACACTTACAATGACACTTACTATGTTTTATCTGCTATACTTACAGTGGAACCTTGTATGTGACAGACAATGGATTGTGGCTTTCATTACATCAATTCAGATGGTAGGTGTTCTTCTGGGATCCATCATCGCTGGTCAGATGGCGGACTCGACTGGACGAAAACCAACCATGCTCACAGGATTTACCACTATGGTTGTCTTCAATTTCGTGGGCTATTTTATGCAGTCATGGCAGACATATTGTGTTGTTCGTTTTTTCATTGGCATTGGAGTTGGGATTTGCTTTACAGTACAATTTCCGCTGATGATAGAATTTGTACCGTCGCTATGGCGACCGTTAGTAGTGTGTATCCCTGCGGAacctctcatatatattttatatgcaatCGTTGCATGGTGGTTACACGATTGGAAAAGAATACATCTGTTAAAGACACTCATTGGCATATTCTTTCTAATGATTCTGTGGTAACTATATGTAGCTAAGCATGttcaaattaaatatgttttacatgtataatttgattaaaaccTGATTTTACCAGGATGCACTTAAAATGCAGTCATTAGAAAGATGGGATGGTATGCAATACggatttgaaaaaagaaacataaacatCAAGCAAGTTTCTTTGGTGGAAGTTAGAAGTATACAGGAAAATTGCAATTTAAAAGGCATTTTCGCGTATAGAATTTCTTTTAACAATGAAGATGATAATAAATATGCTCAGAATTACTGTTAACATAAATTCTCAGATGctgtaaattaacatattttctatatgtgtaataaatgtatatgtattaggGTGTTTGCCCATTATTAAGGAGATCTCTcaatttcaatttgattttttaacattgGTAGGAATAGCAAGAGTGAACAGTTATATTATTAGatttaatctttaaaatgatAAAGTTAGTCTGCCAGACGTATCAATTAACATTTCAGCTGCAATTCCTTTAAGCACATGAACTTTGTTTCCGTATTCCGgaacaaagatttattttatgatatccgGAACATCCACCACTATCCAAAATGTCAGTATACTTAAATCATACATTCCGTCAAGGTCACTTAGGcgcgtgtttttttttccaaagatttCATATAAATTCATTACTGATAcacgtttcattttcattttcattttagcgCAATTTTGAAAGTGGCAATAAACCGGATCTTATCTCAACTCACAGGGAAATAAGCAGGCACAAATAGTTTTTGTCACGATCTTATAAACGTTTAATTTGAAAGTATCATCTTTAACTAGTAGGCTATTTAGGTAATGAAATGAGATAGAATTTACGCATTTGTTCATAGGCTGTTCTTTGTACTGATTATGATTTTAACACAGTAACACAGAAATTCAGTTTGAAACATAATGCataaacaaactttctttttattatttatttcagccTTGTTCCAGAAAGTTTCAGATGGTTGGTTTCCAAGATGAAGTTTGAACAAGCTGACAGATCTATCGACTTCGTAGCAAATGTTAACAGGGTGCCAAAACCAAATTTAAAGAAACTATTTGATTCAGCGGAAACAGAAATAAATACACCATCAAACACCACTACTGAGTACACTGTCGCCACTTTATTGACATCGACAATTCTCCGAAATATTACGTTGCCTTTGTCAACACTTTGGCAAGTAATATCTAACATTTTACTGGAAACTACAAAAATAGGATTTTCGATAGTCCTATACCTATAAAGAATTCTACGTATCAAACATGTTCGTAAATGAGAAACAATAGCATCGATGTTGTACAAAGTATACATGTAATCCTATCCTTTCAATCCCATCAACGTAAATTTGGTATCAATTATATGTATCAACAGAGACTTTCTATTTGACACTTTAACACGATCTGTCTCAAATTCATCCAAAAAGTAGATGTAAAATCATAATAGGCTGTATAGTCAGTCGGATTAAGAAATCCTTATCAAATAGAAATTTGTAACTAATATCAAGACatgaatatttaaaaactgaattgTTTTTCAAAGCTCCTATGATGCCATATTAATGTTGAAGTTTTTAGATGTCGATTAGAAATAACTTTCCTAACAAAAGCAATCAGATAAAAACATATTCGCACGCATATATAGCTATGttatcaaaataatgttaaacgAAATATTATTTTCAAGGTTTTCTGTTAGCACAGCTTGGTATAGTATGTCCCTTGGAATGGAGAGCATTTCCGTCAACATTTATCTGACCATATTCCTTATCAACCTGGTGGACATACCTGTACATTTAGTAACCGGACCATTATTGAAcaggtaaaattaaaaatgtgttaATGTTAGGTTGTTAAAGCTAACCATGGAACAAATTcctgatatttaacctttttttgtCACATTTCACGCATGGCTTACTTGCACTAtgtatatccttaggacaccgggcacatttaTGTGCAATCTCACCAGGCATAGGTATGTTTATAACAACACAGAAAATAACTTCAATCAACCTttagctatttccggaagtaaagaaaatgagaGTAAACAGGCTAAACGTGAAAACAAAACTCGCctttgcattggtcgatagtcaggggtcacgcgcaggggtcagcctttcaaaatgtatgcgcgtggagtatgtttttgtttttctaacaatttgaaaatatatgggttttagcacgacatgtcagcttttcatctacgaaaacataCTTGAACcctgaataaacacaaatcctacagggtccgtaacggagcaagggtacaaGATATGTATGGTTTTCCGTATTTGAGATCTATAGACATAGACATTTTAgaaatactttcaaaataaatttcgtgtaattaatgttgattctacggaagcgtgaaagagTCAtaagacgctaatacgttttattacttTACAGGTGTGGAACAGATATATAGATTAAAGTCTCATGTCAAGCTTTACTGATTCATTCCAGAATTTAATGGTTGCAGAGGATTTTTAGCTTTCCTTTGTATTTTACAGTTTGAAGTAAAAAGAATCTGTTAGGAATTCAGTCAATGATGTCGTAGCTTTCAAACGTCACTCTTCCGTGGCGGCACAAGAATGTCACCATCTTTGCCTCGAGCTTTGTTTGCCGGCGGTCGCTGATTTCCTTCCCAGTTTGCCTTACGTTAACCGTGGGTGGCCGCTTTCAGTCAAATATTGTAACATAACTAAAAGATCTGATTGTGCAGAGATATACATGAAATTCGATTACACTTGAAAAGAAAattgtacttttaaaatttacTCATTGCAATTTAATCGTTTCCTAAATATATACGTGTACACTGCTTTTCAGATTCGGTAGAAAGAAATCATGTCTCGTTGCATATTGCCTGTCAAGTATACTCAGTTGTGTTTCTGgtattttgcaacattttggtaagaaatatgagccgtgccatgggaaaaccaacatagtgggtgtgcgaccagcatggatccagaccagcctgcgcatccgcgcagtctggtcaggctccatgctgttcgcttttaaagcctattggaactggagaaactgttagcgaacagcatggatcctgaccagactgcgcggatgcgcaggctggtctggatccatgctggtcgcacacccactatgttggttttcccatggcacggctcatacgttttttttaattgacaatttccaaaataagcaaataattttgtaagtggcTGATGTATTTGTTAAGAAATAAATCTATCAAACAAAAACCTGTAAGACAACCTAAGGGGTCcattgacattttttgtttttattttatataaagtcaCCATACTTTCCTGTATTTAGATACAAGAAAAAACAATGAATATAAAGTTCAGATACATCacctttatttgatgaatttctaGGATTAACATGTGTTTACAATAACACCCTTCTGAAAAGAACAGCCAGGCTATAAATTTAGTCACGGTATTCCTTGACAATCAGTTTAGCATTTGATGTCCTGAATCTCAGTAATTATAATGCGGCCATCCAATGCTCTAGAGGGAGCGTTAATGGGAGTTATATTGCTTTGGTgttattgaaattatatattgGTGATTTTCATCAggaaaatataactgattttgacttgctGTCTTGGTGTAGAGGGTTACTTATTTGTGAATAATTATCAATAATGTTCAAATTGCGGACCTATAAATACAAAGAATGGAAGAATGAGTTGTCTGATTCGTTGGCAGAAAACAATAAGGGAAGTTCATGCTTTGACGAAATTGAAGCCTAAGGTTTTAGTTCTCGTTATACATTTTCTTCGTTTTTCAGAATGGTGAAGTGTTTGATGTGattcaattcctttatttatgaaggATATTGCATAAAAGTTGGCGGTCGTTTTCTTTGAAGGGTATTCTATAAAGATGTATCACCTTTGGGAAAATTTGTGATACTCTTTGCTAGTTTATGGACCTCCGATACCGCACACAAAAGTTTGGCACATTTAAAGTACCGATGAGAGATttgaatctgtttgaagataaaaatagacttttacacatttgttatcttaaaagaaacgtgatgtataaaatgttatgaaagtagtACCATGGTATAGATCAATCTTTAACACTCATTTGGTATGCTACACAACATATTTATTCTTCAGATATGAggagaaaaatcatgttaaagcaAATCACCCATCTACTCCTAAGTGTATCCTCAAGTCTGTGTGTTCAGTTTGAATAATAATACCAAAAGTTAGGGTCATGTACAGATGTCGCCTTTTTATCAAACACCATACAACACACGTGTTGACAATTCTTTGCATACGTCGCGAGTACATGCGTAGGGGTTGCTAGAATGCAGTCTGTGTTTTAAAATAAGAGATGTTATCTGGCCATTTGTAAATCTAAATCAAACTTATCAAGATAATAAAGAAAATCCAAAAATGTAATTAGGTATACACAGACATATCTATGAGAACAAATCACGCACTGTGTTTTTGTCAATTAATAAATGCTTGTAAAAAGTTTGTTTTCCATTTCAGATCAGATCCAAGGGTCTTCAATGTCTCTCACAGTTGCCACTTTGGTCATTTCTTTACTGGCAAAAATGTCTGTTTCAACGGCATACCTTGCAATTACTATCTATACTACGGAATTGTATCCCACTGTAGTGAGGTAAGACATTTGTGAGCCATAATTGAAGGGGAATAGTAGGGACATACATGCATGTTTCAAAGGTATATTTGCTACTTTCAAGTACATCaagtatacaaatattttttaattcttacATTTATGCTTACAGTATGTTTTCactatatattatattaagaatGTTATATACCTTGTCACTATggcatgtttttgttttatttatcggAACGAAACAATTTTATACAGGTACTAGCTGCCAAATATTTGTAACTGTTTGCCTTTACCCCATTTATTTTACCTCTTTTACTGTACCTTTTATTTAGGTCTAAAGTTAATGATCTTTGTACAGAACTGTTTTATGAAATTAGTAGGAACACACATACATTTATTCGTTTAATTGTATTTCTATCTCTGTCTTATCTGTAGAAGTAAAATAATACATGGCATTGACGTCTGTGTGAAAGCGTACGGACTTGACATTCAGATTACAAAGTGCACAGAAGCGGAGATGTTCTATATTTTGCAAATGTTTCAGTTTCGTAAAAACCCTTCTCTCGCGTGATTCGATGTTAAAGTACCCCTCAGTTTACGATATGagtatgttttttcttcataagTTATGTCAAAATAGTATGTATATTATGACGTACATATCAATGTACATggcaaatgatttgttaaaaatgaACTAAATCCGCGTACATTCAAGAGGCAAGGTAATAACTGAGCCAGGTAAATGACACGACGATGATGCCACATTAACATTATAATGTTCTGTTGCGCTCCTGTGATCATTCATCCATTACTTGaacataatttcaatatttgcatcaatattttataaacaaaataattgtataaaCTTTTTATCATGAATTCTAAACATTTGCTTCTTCACACATTCAAATTTTATAGTATACAAGCGTACCATTTCCTTCCAACGTCGAGGGGGTTTTTTATTACAGGGTTTAGTTGACGACAGTCTTAACAAATGCGACACATGCAGTTATGGTGCTGTAAACACTAACGCATAAACTGACTTCTTGATTAAAACGTTAATAATTAGGTCATATACAATCACTTGTTAAtctgttgtaatatttttcagGACAATAGGTTATGGTTTTCAGTCAACAGTTGGAAGAATTGGTGCAGTAGCAGCTCCCTTGTTGATTCATCTTGTAAGTTCGTAGTCAAACGTTTCCCCTTTATAATAACTAATACTAAAATGGCTTTAACAAGAAAGTTAAATGGCACTGTTTAATTTTGCTACATATGCTGACTACGTAGGCATGTCCTGCGATATATTGTAGACAAACATTGCatgaatttgtaacaaaatgcATTGATTCAGTCAAAAGCCTTTTAGACCGAACCATGTCTTTAACACATGAATTTTAATAGAATACATGACTATTTTTTAAAgtgaaaacattcattttattaattgattaaGTAACGATGGCATCTTGTACGCCTGTAGACAAGAACGTTTTACATAATATGATCTTCTATGTTAACATTGAGCTCTacataattttgcttttaaaaattaCTTATTACCACTTCTGTTTAATGCAAAACTTTTGTGAATGGCATGTATATTGCAACCATGTCTTTAAGATAACAAACATTATTGAATTACATGCTGCTGTAAATAAACAATCTTGTACGAGAAAGCTAATTGCATCTGTCATACTTGACAGGATAAAAATTTTCCTGGACTGATGTATTTTACCTGTGGGGTTTTGATATTTCTGTCGGCTGGAACTATTGCGCGTCTGAAAGAAACAAAGGATGTGACACTGCCGGACTCCATATGAGATTCATCCAAAGAACCCGAATCCTTCAAGTGATAATTGACACTGATTAAGTGATAGCAGAGATATTTATATCTAAACTATTTGCATAATAATGCAAATCGTCTACGATTCAAAACGTTTGAATGACATGTTTCTCATAATTTCTTTGTACAAAAGTGGTATATCTTTGTATGTATAAGattgaaatatgaatatttacGGATATTTTACGGCTATGATTCGTACCAAGTATAACTTTGTCTgaaaaacgagacaatgcagagATCTTTGCCTTCAAGGTAATTATGAAATATGGCATTAATTGTAGATTAACATCCACTTTCATCCAACCTACACCAGTTGAAAAGATCCAAATAACTATTctgaatattacatttatttgtttttgttgggtttaacgtcgcaccgacacaattataggtcatatggcgactttccagctttgatggtggaggaaggtcccaggtgcccctccatgcattatttcatcacgagcgggtacctgggtagaaccaccgaccttccgcaagccagctagatggcttcctcacttgaaaaattcaacgccccgagtaaggctcgagcTCGCATCGATGaggggggcaagtgatttgatgtcagcgaccttaaccactcggtcactgAGGCCCCGAATATTACATACTTTGCTTAAAGAATGATAGGAATGCAGGAATAATTTCggttaaaattgttgaaatatcccaatatctgTCAATATAATGACAATTTAGAAATGTTATAGAAATCAAAATGAAttatggttaaagaaagaagacacctcatagaaatcaaaagaaataatatataagaTATGTTCATCTTAAAGGGCAACAACtacaaaaatatcttaaagacaaatttaacaagaaatatctttaaaatgattgtcggcgaattgtaataaggaaagaagtttatgaatttttcatctaacattcatctttcatctaacatttttcaaattgcaaaactaaacaccgcactttaacaatttaaatggttctcttttaatttttcgcaaaggtttcgtagggttgcaattttgtttcgtttatccttagacgaataattacagcagtagtttgatgaagattcatgaagcggttcatgaaaagaggtcattaaacgtgtttatatgtttagctaaattggtccctatccccatttgtaacaaaacagcaagagaccttacgatattgttacacatcgagtttgataaaaatccattacattttagtggttaatgcgaagaaaggcacatctacttttagctatagtgttccctaatagggcccaagttcctatataaataaatttggaagaggaccttataatgatgctccagaccaagtatgacaacgatccaccaagctgttcatgagacgctgtataaaggcatttctagttttagctctagcagcccctaaaaggggtcaaatgtcccagctaaacaaagttggctgcgggcctaataaagatgctacaaatcaagttagattagaatacatgagaaaaaaatcgaataaaggattttttttaattaatatttttatttatttctaaaataggccaactgatcccgctttaacaaatagcatattcgctattcatgaatctttggacaatgacgtcacacctataaaaaagtgaaggtcaagcaaaacatacaattgtaattatttcaatatttctgtttcataagcaaagtttgaccgtagtcatatcacatagataaactgtatgcagcgtaccttcatttcagtgtaaggagattcagtcattatatagcatatatataataaaacagatttcaactgagttcaatatttgcattccatactaaagaaaaatattcatatataataaatcaatttaataatttataacaaatagatcaaagcaaacaagtattcattttaatatgcaatctgaataagttacaaaagcaagaaactttttcatatacagacgacaattgtaacaaggaaaatcttttaaaaagcacttctctacacaaaagactcttatcacacccttattcatgtgatacgcagaccgtattcagctctttctttaatttgatatatgttggtatttgaacaggtttttatcatatttattaaacttacttatcattttgagatatatcaatattcttgctaaatatactgagccaaagttagctttaaaactgtgaacagcgtcgtttaggataaacgatTTGTCtgcatttcactcagcgtagcacaatcaacagagtgaaagaaattgacactctcggccagatatttccatccgcacatTCAACTAGTGATGTATTCTTTTCCTTGCATGCTTTATTGTTTgattaatagaagaaataaagtaaaacgaaTGCTTTACTTTTGAGCTACTTTTTTACTATAGTAACTTATGAGTTTATGCATTCATTCGTAAATGCACAttagtcatcttacaccccgtgTGTAAGACGAGTATTTCTAGCACCGGCAATAACACggaaatcctgtctggcatgcaagaatgaaatatctttcacgagtgtacaccagatgcaatattttcacgagtggcatagccatgAGTTAGAATGTAATATATGGCGCTCACaggtaaaagatattttgatcttacatgtaaaacaaacacgtctttatattttatgttttgactaAATGTACACATCCTATATTATCTtacctttgatatttttcactgtgaaaataccagatatatttcactttaatatttcgaaaattcactgaaaaacatgtaatcaatctgactaaagtacttgatcttctaaacgaagatctgagaacgacctattcacattcgtcttctgtatattttggatttccattattgctatttttatgttatccaatcagacgacttgttcgattgtcaaaggataagaaaaatatgcggttattccaggactcgaacccgggacccctcgcttacaaagcaagtgacctaccaactgagctaaccggctatctgatacattacgacataagaattgtaaatatcaaaagtcagtgctacatgtagatttgcaagatgttgtaaggtaggctctgattggctagcgaaagagccgtcagaacgaggcaatgaataggtcgttttcagatcctatgcgtagcgtaatataggagatgtactttagtcagattgaacatGTAATTAAAGTATATCCAAcacaatatattttgtaataaaatgaggGATCCGTTGAACCTTTTAGGTTTTTATATGAGATATATTGCGTTTAAACTCGGCAAATCAgtatttattatcatattttgatCTAGACAAGAAATAACCCAATTAAACGGTgcaatataattgtaatataaagGCTTGTCCTGTCATAGTCAGTTTTTTTAAATGACGtagtttataaatatgtttaactACACACTTCTGAGTTTTGACAGCTAAGATGCTGATAGAAATATTAATCCatgtaaaaatgaattttaacctCTCGTAATTCTACCATCATGTACGTATCTTGCACAACGAAGCAAGATTGCCTACCTGATTAAGGTGACCCCTCAAACGTTAATCAACAAACGTGTCACATTTTGAAGGCCCCAAAAATGAATCATATGACATATCAGTAAAGCAATAATCTAAGTCACCGTTCTTACAACTAGCGATTTAAGTGTTTGAAACACCTAAACAAAGGACCATCATGTCCCTGTTATGCTCATCTGGCCTCGACCTTATGTCGCGTCGCTatagaaatgtatttttattatgcGTTTCAGACTTTTGTGTCGGCGATCACACACCTT carries:
- the LOC123565775 gene encoding organic cation/carnitine transporter 2-like, whose protein sequence is MDTVVSEWNLVCDRQWIVAFITSIQMVGVLLGSIIAGQMADSTGRKPTMLTGFTTMLFIIYFSLVPESFRWLVSKMKFEQADRSIDFVANVNRVPKPNLKKLFDSAETEINTPSNTTTEYEEKNHVKANHPSTPKYQIQGSSMSLTVATLVISLLAKMSVSTAYLAITIYTTELYPTVVRTIGYGFQSTVGRIGAVAAPLLIHLVQELEGLTCYGKSPTQLICQDSYFHGKMALRVLVFYTRHLKEQPDFLFTKS